A portion of the Bacteroides faecium genome contains these proteins:
- a CDS encoding sigma-70 family RNA polymerase sigma factor, translated as MNQNKLVELCKKGDKQALSWLYQTYANKMTKICFHYVSDRQIVQDLLHDGFIIIFTSIESLHSPEKLEHWMGTIMKNISLRYLKQCSSASTISLEEIGEDEAPIDTFPSNDFPSYKTMLKMIESLPEGYNKVFKLAVLEGLSHKEIGLLLNIAPHSSSSQLSRAKEILRKLISQYRIMIGLLILSSIIFIQIWLYTSKKTVTTEQSIATTQKEKKQEVQSILTKDSIKTILNHVPTSPLYAKSESVRKIPKQKVILQDSVAKGKDSIKLSNHQIIENQDTKKRKEFYSTYTPKQLSNDKRNWSLALSYSGGEKQINSHKSRIPGDISSGHSKEVLEKSYHHIPITLSLSLRKNINEHWGIETGIQYTYLRSDFTVISDSYLEKTHKINYIGIPIKGSFNVWKQRRFSLYTSAGMTLDIPVRATSEEITSENGQIISQKKSSLYPHLQWSADFGIGIQYHITPSIGIYAEPNLRYYFDNGSRLNTIRTTKPFNVTLPIGIRLSW; from the coding sequence ATGAACCAAAATAAACTCGTAGAGTTATGTAAAAAAGGAGATAAGCAGGCTTTAAGCTGGCTCTACCAAACTTATGCTAATAAGATGACAAAAATCTGCTTTCATTATGTCTCTGACAGGCAAATTGTACAAGACCTTCTGCATGACGGCTTTATTATCATCTTCACTTCTATAGAATCCCTACATTCTCCTGAGAAATTAGAGCACTGGATGGGAACAATTATGAAAAATATATCTTTAAGATATTTGAAACAGTGCAGTTCTGCGTCTACAATCTCTTTAGAAGAGATAGGTGAAGATGAAGCTCCCATCGACACATTTCCCTCTAATGATTTCCCGTCCTACAAAACGATGCTCAAAATGATAGAATCACTTCCGGAAGGCTATAACAAAGTTTTCAAATTAGCTGTATTAGAAGGATTGTCTCACAAAGAAATCGGTCTATTGTTAAATATAGCTCCTCATTCTTCCTCATCGCAATTATCAAGAGCGAAAGAGATATTGCGTAAACTCATCTCCCAATACCGCATTATGATTGGATTACTTATATTATCATCTATTATTTTTATACAAATATGGCTCTATACATCTAAGAAAACTGTTACTACAGAACAAAGTATTGCGACTACACAGAAAGAGAAAAAACAAGAAGTCCAAAGCATCTTAACAAAAGATTCCATAAAAACTATTTTAAATCATGTACCTACTTCTCCTCTGTATGCAAAATCTGAATCTGTAAGAAAGATACCTAAACAAAAGGTTATTTTACAAGACAGTGTTGCAAAAGGAAAAGACAGTATTAAACTCTCTAATCACCAGATAATAGAAAATCAAGATACCAAAAAGCGGAAAGAGTTTTATAGTACCTATACTCCAAAACAACTTTCCAACGATAAAAGAAATTGGTCGTTGGCTTTATCTTATTCAGGTGGAGAAAAACAAATCAACTCTCACAAATCAAGAATCCCCGGTGATATTTCATCCGGACATTCCAAGGAAGTACTGGAAAAATCATATCATCACATTCCTATTACATTATCGCTTTCGTTGCGTAAGAATATAAATGAACATTGGGGCATAGAAACCGGAATTCAATATACATACCTACGTTCTGACTTCACTGTCATTAGCGATTCTTATTTAGAAAAAACACACAAAATCAATTATATAGGAATCCCAATAAAAGGCTCTTTCAATGTATGGAAGCAACGAAGATTCTCTCTATACACTTCCGCAGGAATGACTTTGGATATACCTGTAAGAGCTACTTCAGAAGAAATCACGTCAGAAAATGGGCAAATTATATCTCAAAAGAAGAGTAGCCTATATCCACATTTACAGTGGTCAGCCGATTTTGGCATAGGCATCCAGTATCATATAACTCCCTCTATCGGAATTTATGCAGAACCTAATTTACGATACTACTTTGACAATGGAAGTAGGTTGAATACAATTAGGACTACAAAGCCATTCAATGTGACATTACCGATAGGTATTCGCTTATCCTGGTAA
- a CDS encoding class I SAM-dependent methyltransferase: protein MQERHKNRNIYFKELSITSRNYFIPYIQNWHTIEAEMNVLEIGCGDGGNLLPFSEIGCNTIGVDMAKSRIKDAKNFFNELHAKGEFIASDIFKLKELESNFDIIICHDVFEHITKKELFLSNLSKYLKPQGIVFMSFPAWQMPFGGHQQICRNRIFSYLPFIHLFPAFIYRLLLKAFRVDTDCIKELLSIKKTRVSIELFERLIKKTDLIILNRQLWFINPHYKTKFGLSPHKLNNTISRIPYLRNYASTSCFYILKEKE from the coding sequence ATGCAAGAGCGTCATAAGAACAGAAATATATATTTCAAAGAATTATCTATAACAAGTAGAAACTACTTTATCCCCTATATCCAAAATTGGCATACAATAGAAGCAGAAATGAATGTGTTGGAAATTGGTTGTGGTGATGGAGGTAACTTGCTTCCTTTCTCGGAAATAGGATGTAATACCATCGGGGTTGATATGGCTAAAAGTCGTATCAAAGACGCAAAAAACTTTTTTAATGAGCTTCATGCAAAAGGTGAATTTATAGCATCAGATATATTTAAGCTAAAGGAATTGGAATCGAATTTTGATATTATTATCTGCCATGATGTATTTGAACATATCACAAAAAAAGAACTGTTTTTGTCTAATCTGAGCAAATATCTGAAACCACAAGGCATTGTCTTTATGTCATTCCCAGCATGGCAAATGCCATTTGGAGGTCACCAACAAATATGCAGAAACCGAATATTTTCCTATCTGCCTTTTATTCATTTATTCCCCGCTTTTATATACCGATTACTTCTAAAAGCCTTCAGAGTGGATACAGATTGTATCAAAGAATTGCTTTCCATCAAAAAGACGAGGGTATCAATAGAATTATTCGAAAGATTAATTAAAAAGACTGATCTAATAATACTAAATAGGCAACTATGGTTCATTAATCCACATTATAAAACAAAGTTCGGGTTATCTCCACATAAATTGAATAATACGATTTCCAGAATACCTTATCTAAGGAATTATGCAAGCACCAGTTGTTTCTATATCTTAAAAGAAAAAGAATAA
- a CDS encoding outer membrane beta-barrel protein, with translation MKKLALALCLLAVSFTAQAQFEKGITIINPSLSGLDFSYSKNDKAKFGLGAQVGTFFAEGIALMVNAGADWSKPVDEYTLGTGVRFYFNKTGIYLGGGLDWNRFRWSGGKHQTDWGLGIEAGYAYFLSRTVTIEPAVYYKWRFNDGDMSRFGVKIGFGFYL, from the coding sequence ATGAAGAAATTAGCTTTAGCTCTTTGCTTATTGGCAGTCTCTTTCACTGCACAGGCACAATTTGAGAAAGGAATCACGATTATTAATCCTTCATTGTCAGGATTGGACTTTTCGTATAGTAAAAATGATAAAGCAAAATTTGGTCTTGGCGCACAGGTCGGTACGTTCTTTGCCGAAGGCATTGCCTTGATGGTAAACGCCGGAGCCGACTGGTCGAAACCGGTAGACGAGTACACACTGGGTACGGGGGTACGTTTCTACTTTAACAAAACCGGTATTTATTTAGGTGGCGGACTGGACTGGAACCGTTTCCGTTGGAGTGGCGGCAAGCATCAGACTGACTGGGGATTGGGTATTGAAGCAGGATATGCTTATTTCCTTTCACGCACAGTAACTATCGAGCCTGCCGTTTATTATAAATGGCGTTTCAATGATGGTGATATGTCACGCTTCGGCGTTAAGATAGGATTCGGATTTTACTTGTAA